A part of Cotesia glomerata isolate CgM1 linkage group LG4, MPM_Cglom_v2.3, whole genome shotgun sequence genomic DNA contains:
- the LOC123264071 gene encoding nuclear receptor subfamily 4 group A member 2 isoform X4: MIDMDRTQYDKYYIDQWQLHTQSGGDDCDKEYTGHQLPVDIASEQNQHHHQRTSSSSSSTELICTDRGSATTAITTASTTTTGTAFTVASSMLLLQTQSPFGCSSFADFLSAPYTDPTDTGSLTEELEPFPELQLGNSQSVTATQDDITQSNLHHQIQSRSLPGDLQTDSLSPTPLPSFQETYTAHQRYTRQELQSLDIKMDDECFDALQYACADTPYTAEFAAAIPYHPQQQPQPQHHHHHHHHHQHQQQQQQQQSQQHHQQHSMMHHHQQQLPHQHQHHHRQENHHHQNIPPTLTPPPVAVPIQSVTAMAISPSPPSPSQPTPPPPPPPPPPPGYFSAITSNHSATMQSAGNLHQRDLSGAFTNVPMAAYGQGNIMSVSPVSMTSNVTGSNVHIGSTRSRAPMLQRSDSTSSGSNQESPKSCPSTSSNVNSTPSPSSNERAPQSPSQLCAVCGDTAACQHYGVRTCEGCKGFFKRTVQKGSKYVCLAEKSCPVDKRRRNRCQFCRFQKCLMVGMVKEVVRTDSLKGRRGRLPSKPKSPQESPPSPPVTLITALVRAHVDTTPDVANLDYSQYHEPGVPAPLVTDAEKVQQFYNLLATSIDVIHNFAEKIPGFTDLLKEDQELLFQSASLELFILRLAYRTRVSDNTLTFCNGVVLSRTQCYRCFDEWLFNILKFCHVLHSVEIDVSAFACLCALTLVTDRYGLKEPQRVEDLQMRIVSSLRDHVTYNSEAQRKTQYLSHLLSKLPDLRSLAAQGLQRIFYLKVENLAPMPPLIESLFVNSIPY, from the exons ATGATCGACATGGACCGTACGCagtatgataaatattatatcgaTCAGT GGCAGCTTCATACGCAAAGCGGCGGAGACGATTGTGATAAAGAATATACCGGTCATCAATTGCCGGTGGATATAGCTAGTGAACAAAACCAACACCACCATCAGCgtacatcatcatcatcatcatctacAGAATTAATTTGCACAGATCGTGGTTCAGCTACCACTGCAATCACAACGGCTTCCACAACGACTACTGGCACTGCATTCACAGTTGCATCAAGTATGCTTCTGCTACAAACacag AGCCCATTTGGCTGCAGCAGTTTTGCTGATTTTCTCAGTGCACCTTACACTGATCCTACGGATACAGGAAGTCTCACTGAAGAGTTAGAGCCCTTTCCAGAATTACAGTTAGGCAATTCTCAGTCTGTAACAGCAACGCAAGACGATATCACCCAATCAAATCTTCACCATCAAATTCAATCTCGATCGCTACCTGGAGATCTACAAACAGATTCATTGAG ccCAACTCCACTACCCAGTTTCCAAGAGACGTACACTGCTCATCAACGCTACACACGCCAGGAACTTCAGAGTCTGGACATCAAGATGGACGATGAATGCTTTGACGCTCTTCAGTATGCTTGCGCAGATACTCCTTATACTGCTGAATTTGCCGCAGCTATTCCATATCATCCGCAACAACAGCCCCAGCCCCAGCATCATCACCATCACCATCACCATCAtcaacaccaacaacaacagcagcaacagcagTCCCAGCAGCATCATCAGCAACATTCAATGATGCACCATCATCAGCAGCAACTTCCTCATCAGCATCAACATCACCATCGTCAGGAAAATCATCATCACCAAAAT attcCACCAACGCTGACACCACCTCCAGTAGCAGTGCCAATTCAATCAGTAACAGCAATGGCTATTTCACCATCTCCACCATCACCGTCACAGCCAACTCCTCCACCTCCTCCACctccaccaccaccaccaggATACTTCTCAGCGATAACGTCGAATCACAGTGCCACAATGCAGTCAGCTGGAAATTTGCACCAGAGAGACTTGTCCGGTGCTTTCACAAATGTACCTATGGCGGCCTACGGGCAAGGAAATATCATGAGTGTATCACCGGTTTCGATGACATCCAACGTTACCGGATCAAATGTTCATATTGGATCGACACGTTCTCGAGCACCAATGCTCCAAAGATCAGACTCTACGAGCAGTGGTAGCAATCAAGAGTCCCCCAAATCATGTCCGAGCACATCTAGCAATGTTAATTCAACTCCATCACCCAGTAGTAATGAACGGGCGCCACAGAGTCCAAGCCAATTATGTGCTGTTTGTGGTGACACTGCTGCTTGTCAGCATTACGGAGTCCGTACCTGTGAAGGTTGCAAGGGATTTTTCAAGAGAACTGTACAAAAGGGATCCAAATATGTTTGTTTGGCTGAAAAATCGTGTCCTGTCGATAAACGACGTCGCAACCGATGCCAATTCTGTCGGTTTCAAAAGTGCCTGATGGTCGGAATGGTCAAAGAG gttGTCAGAACAGATTCTTTGAAAGGTCGACGAGGAAGACTTCCTTCCAAACCAAAATCACCACAAGAATCACCTCCAAGTCCGCCCGTTACTCTAATTACTGCATTAGTACGAGCTCACGTTGACACAACCCCTGATGTTGCTAATTTAGATTACTCTCAGTACCATGAACCTGGCGTACCTGCACCGTTGGTAACAGATGCTGAAaaagttcaacaattttataatttacttgcGACGTCCATTGATGTTATTCACAACTTCGCTGAAAAAATTCCTGGATTTACGGATCTATTAAAAGAAGatcaa gAATTACTCTTTCAATCAGCGAGCTTAGAACTTTTCATTCTCAGGTTAGCTTATCGTACAAGAGTCAGTGAtaatactttaacattttgcAACGGAGTTGTGCTATCACGAACACAATGTTACCGGTGTTTCGACGAATGGCTATTCAATATCTTGAAATTCTGTCATGTTCTCCATAGTGTAGAAATTGATGTCAGTGCATTCGCATGTCTTTGTGCCCTCACACTCGTTAcag atCGGTATGGTTTGAAAGAACCACAACGAGTAGAAGATTTACAAATGAGAATAGTATCATCACTTCGTGATCACGTAACTTACAATTCAGAAGCCCAGAGAAAGACTCAGTACCTGTCACATTTATTAAGTAAACTCCCAGATTTAAGAAGTCTTGCTGCACAAGGTCTTCAGCGAATTTTTTACCTCAAGGTGGAGAATCTTGCACCGATGCCACCTCTTATTGAATCTTTATTCGTTAATAGCATTCCctattga
- the LOC123264071 gene encoding nuclear receptor subfamily 4 group A member 2 isoform X3, whose amino-acid sequence MRVPRSELWNERLLPPERLELAVNERVFNAIWREPGTPSTATVAGQLHTQSGGDDCDKEYTGHQLPVDIASEQNQHHHQRTSSSSSSTELICTDRGSATTAITTASTTTTGTAFTVASSMLLLQTQSPFGCSSFADFLSAPYTDPTDTGSLTEELEPFPELQLGNSQSVTATQDDITQSNLHHQIQSRSLPGDLQTDSLSPTPLPSFQETYTAHQRYTRQELQSLDIKMDDECFDALQYACADTPYTAEFAAAIPYHPQQQPQPQHHHHHHHHHQHQQQQQQQQSQQHHQQHSMMHHHQQQLPHQHQHHHRQENHHHQNIPPTLTPPPVAVPIQSVTAMAISPSPPSPSQPTPPPPPPPPPPPGYFSAITSNHSATMQSAGNLHQRDLSGAFTNVPMAAYGQGNIMSVSPVSMTSNVTGSNVHIGSTRSRAPMLQRSDSTSSGSNQESPKSCPSTSSNVNSTPSPSSNERAPQSPSQLCAVCGDTAACQHYGVRTCEGCKGFFKRTVQKGSKYVCLAEKSCPVDKRRRNRCQFCRFQKCLMVGMVKEVVRTDSLKGRRGRLPSKPKSPQESPPSPPVTLITALVRAHVDTTPDVANLDYSQYHEPGVPAPLVTDAEKVQQFYNLLATSIDVIHNFAEKIPGFTDLLKEDQELLFQSASLELFILRLAYRTRVSDNTLTFCNGVVLSRTQCYRCFDEWLFNILKFCHVLHSVEIDVSAFACLCALTLVTDRYGLKEPQRVEDLQMRIVSSLRDHVTYNSEAQRKTQYLSHLLSKLPDLRSLAAQGLQRIFYLKVENLAPMPPLIESLFVNSIPY is encoded by the exons GGCAGCTTCATACGCAAAGCGGCGGAGACGATTGTGATAAAGAATATACCGGTCATCAATTGCCGGTGGATATAGCTAGTGAACAAAACCAACACCACCATCAGCgtacatcatcatcatcatcatctacAGAATTAATTTGCACAGATCGTGGTTCAGCTACCACTGCAATCACAACGGCTTCCACAACGACTACTGGCACTGCATTCACAGTTGCATCAAGTATGCTTCTGCTACAAACacag AGCCCATTTGGCTGCAGCAGTTTTGCTGATTTTCTCAGTGCACCTTACACTGATCCTACGGATACAGGAAGTCTCACTGAAGAGTTAGAGCCCTTTCCAGAATTACAGTTAGGCAATTCTCAGTCTGTAACAGCAACGCAAGACGATATCACCCAATCAAATCTTCACCATCAAATTCAATCTCGATCGCTACCTGGAGATCTACAAACAGATTCATTGAG ccCAACTCCACTACCCAGTTTCCAAGAGACGTACACTGCTCATCAACGCTACACACGCCAGGAACTTCAGAGTCTGGACATCAAGATGGACGATGAATGCTTTGACGCTCTTCAGTATGCTTGCGCAGATACTCCTTATACTGCTGAATTTGCCGCAGCTATTCCATATCATCCGCAACAACAGCCCCAGCCCCAGCATCATCACCATCACCATCACCATCAtcaacaccaacaacaacagcagcaacagcagTCCCAGCAGCATCATCAGCAACATTCAATGATGCACCATCATCAGCAGCAACTTCCTCATCAGCATCAACATCACCATCGTCAGGAAAATCATCATCACCAAAAT attcCACCAACGCTGACACCACCTCCAGTAGCAGTGCCAATTCAATCAGTAACAGCAATGGCTATTTCACCATCTCCACCATCACCGTCACAGCCAACTCCTCCACCTCCTCCACctccaccaccaccaccaggATACTTCTCAGCGATAACGTCGAATCACAGTGCCACAATGCAGTCAGCTGGAAATTTGCACCAGAGAGACTTGTCCGGTGCTTTCACAAATGTACCTATGGCGGCCTACGGGCAAGGAAATATCATGAGTGTATCACCGGTTTCGATGACATCCAACGTTACCGGATCAAATGTTCATATTGGATCGACACGTTCTCGAGCACCAATGCTCCAAAGATCAGACTCTACGAGCAGTGGTAGCAATCAAGAGTCCCCCAAATCATGTCCGAGCACATCTAGCAATGTTAATTCAACTCCATCACCCAGTAGTAATGAACGGGCGCCACAGAGTCCAAGCCAATTATGTGCTGTTTGTGGTGACACTGCTGCTTGTCAGCATTACGGAGTCCGTACCTGTGAAGGTTGCAAGGGATTTTTCAAGAGAACTGTACAAAAGGGATCCAAATATGTTTGTTTGGCTGAAAAATCGTGTCCTGTCGATAAACGACGTCGCAACCGATGCCAATTCTGTCGGTTTCAAAAGTGCCTGATGGTCGGAATGGTCAAAGAG gttGTCAGAACAGATTCTTTGAAAGGTCGACGAGGAAGACTTCCTTCCAAACCAAAATCACCACAAGAATCACCTCCAAGTCCGCCCGTTACTCTAATTACTGCATTAGTACGAGCTCACGTTGACACAACCCCTGATGTTGCTAATTTAGATTACTCTCAGTACCATGAACCTGGCGTACCTGCACCGTTGGTAACAGATGCTGAAaaagttcaacaattttataatttacttgcGACGTCCATTGATGTTATTCACAACTTCGCTGAAAAAATTCCTGGATTTACGGATCTATTAAAAGAAGatcaa gAATTACTCTTTCAATCAGCGAGCTTAGAACTTTTCATTCTCAGGTTAGCTTATCGTACAAGAGTCAGTGAtaatactttaacattttgcAACGGAGTTGTGCTATCACGAACACAATGTTACCGGTGTTTCGACGAATGGCTATTCAATATCTTGAAATTCTGTCATGTTCTCCATAGTGTAGAAATTGATGTCAGTGCATTCGCATGTCTTTGTGCCCTCACACTCGTTAcag atCGGTATGGTTTGAAAGAACCACAACGAGTAGAAGATTTACAAATGAGAATAGTATCATCACTTCGTGATCACGTAACTTACAATTCAGAAGCCCAGAGAAAGACTCAGTACCTGTCACATTTATTAAGTAAACTCCCAGATTTAAGAAGTCTTGCTGCACAAGGTCTTCAGCGAATTTTTTACCTCAAGGTGGAGAATCTTGCACCGATGCCACCTCTTATTGAATCTTTATTCGTTAATAGCATTCCctattga
- the LOC123264071 gene encoding probable nuclear hormone receptor HR38 isoform X5, with amino-acid sequence MLLLQTQSPFGCSSFADFLSAPYTDPTDTGSLTEELEPFPELQLGNSQSVTATQDDITQSNLHHQIQSRSLPGDLQTDSLSPTPLPSFQETYTAHQRYTRQELQSLDIKMDDECFDALQYACADTPYTAEFAAAIPYHPQQQPQPQHHHHHHHHHQHQQQQQQQQSQQHHQQHSMMHHHQQQLPHQHQHHHRQENHHHQNIPPTLTPPPVAVPIQSVTAMAISPSPPSPSQPTPPPPPPPPPPPGYFSAITSNHSATMQSAGNLHQRDLSGAFTNVPMAAYGQGNIMSVSPVSMTSNVTGSNVHIGSTRSRAPMLQRSDSTSSGSNQESPKSCPSTSSNVNSTPSPSSNERAPQSPSQLCAVCGDTAACQHYGVRTCEGCKGFFKRTVQKGSKYVCLAEKSCPVDKRRRNRCQFCRFQKCLMVGMVKEVVRTDSLKGRRGRLPSKPKSPQESPPSPPVTLITALVRAHVDTTPDVANLDYSQYHEPGVPAPLVTDAEKVQQFYNLLATSIDVIHNFAEKIPGFTDLLKEDQELLFQSASLELFILRLAYRTRVSDNTLTFCNGVVLSRTQCYRCFDEWLFNILKFCHVLHSVEIDVSAFACLCALTLVTDRYGLKEPQRVEDLQMRIVSSLRDHVTYNSEAQRKTQYLSHLLSKLPDLRSLAAQGLQRIFYLKVENLAPMPPLIESLFVNSIPY; translated from the exons ATGCTTCTGCTACAAACacag AGCCCATTTGGCTGCAGCAGTTTTGCTGATTTTCTCAGTGCACCTTACACTGATCCTACGGATACAGGAAGTCTCACTGAAGAGTTAGAGCCCTTTCCAGAATTACAGTTAGGCAATTCTCAGTCTGTAACAGCAACGCAAGACGATATCACCCAATCAAATCTTCACCATCAAATTCAATCTCGATCGCTACCTGGAGATCTACAAACAGATTCATTGAG ccCAACTCCACTACCCAGTTTCCAAGAGACGTACACTGCTCATCAACGCTACACACGCCAGGAACTTCAGAGTCTGGACATCAAGATGGACGATGAATGCTTTGACGCTCTTCAGTATGCTTGCGCAGATACTCCTTATACTGCTGAATTTGCCGCAGCTATTCCATATCATCCGCAACAACAGCCCCAGCCCCAGCATCATCACCATCACCATCACCATCAtcaacaccaacaacaacagcagcaacagcagTCCCAGCAGCATCATCAGCAACATTCAATGATGCACCATCATCAGCAGCAACTTCCTCATCAGCATCAACATCACCATCGTCAGGAAAATCATCATCACCAAAAT attcCACCAACGCTGACACCACCTCCAGTAGCAGTGCCAATTCAATCAGTAACAGCAATGGCTATTTCACCATCTCCACCATCACCGTCACAGCCAACTCCTCCACCTCCTCCACctccaccaccaccaccaggATACTTCTCAGCGATAACGTCGAATCACAGTGCCACAATGCAGTCAGCTGGAAATTTGCACCAGAGAGACTTGTCCGGTGCTTTCACAAATGTACCTATGGCGGCCTACGGGCAAGGAAATATCATGAGTGTATCACCGGTTTCGATGACATCCAACGTTACCGGATCAAATGTTCATATTGGATCGACACGTTCTCGAGCACCAATGCTCCAAAGATCAGACTCTACGAGCAGTGGTAGCAATCAAGAGTCCCCCAAATCATGTCCGAGCACATCTAGCAATGTTAATTCAACTCCATCACCCAGTAGTAATGAACGGGCGCCACAGAGTCCAAGCCAATTATGTGCTGTTTGTGGTGACACTGCTGCTTGTCAGCATTACGGAGTCCGTACCTGTGAAGGTTGCAAGGGATTTTTCAAGAGAACTGTACAAAAGGGATCCAAATATGTTTGTTTGGCTGAAAAATCGTGTCCTGTCGATAAACGACGTCGCAACCGATGCCAATTCTGTCGGTTTCAAAAGTGCCTGATGGTCGGAATGGTCAAAGAG gttGTCAGAACAGATTCTTTGAAAGGTCGACGAGGAAGACTTCCTTCCAAACCAAAATCACCACAAGAATCACCTCCAAGTCCGCCCGTTACTCTAATTACTGCATTAGTACGAGCTCACGTTGACACAACCCCTGATGTTGCTAATTTAGATTACTCTCAGTACCATGAACCTGGCGTACCTGCACCGTTGGTAACAGATGCTGAAaaagttcaacaattttataatttacttgcGACGTCCATTGATGTTATTCACAACTTCGCTGAAAAAATTCCTGGATTTACGGATCTATTAAAAGAAGatcaa gAATTACTCTTTCAATCAGCGAGCTTAGAACTTTTCATTCTCAGGTTAGCTTATCGTACAAGAGTCAGTGAtaatactttaacattttgcAACGGAGTTGTGCTATCACGAACACAATGTTACCGGTGTTTCGACGAATGGCTATTCAATATCTTGAAATTCTGTCATGTTCTCCATAGTGTAGAAATTGATGTCAGTGCATTCGCATGTCTTTGTGCCCTCACACTCGTTAcag atCGGTATGGTTTGAAAGAACCACAACGAGTAGAAGATTTACAAATGAGAATAGTATCATCACTTCGTGATCACGTAACTTACAATTCAGAAGCCCAGAGAAAGACTCAGTACCTGTCACATTTATTAAGTAAACTCCCAGATTTAAGAAGTCTTGCTGCACAAGGTCTTCAGCGAATTTTTTACCTCAAGGTGGAGAATCTTGCACCGATGCCACCTCTTATTGAATCTTTATTCGTTAATAGCATTCCctattga